From the genome of Mya arenaria isolate MELC-2E11 chromosome 5, ASM2691426v1:
ccggttttgcgaggtaaaattacgttgacaacttacaaattttctcgattttttgtccggtatccggaattccgaggtTCCGGTATTGtggggattattttacattgaaaatagaaggggaaaatcgggactctgaaaaaagtccggtaatccgaggattccggttttgtggagatccggtttagtgaggttCCACTGTATTGATGAAATATCATCCCTTAATTGGTCAATTGAATGGTTCAATTACAACAAGCATCGTTATTTAATGACAACATTGCATTAAATTATGCTGGTTATATAGGATATATTTTTAGTTACTAGTTATTTTATGACAGATATACTCACAAAATGGAGGAGCATTTCTCCAAGAATCTATTTTATAGTAACTTTCAACAGTACATTTCTACTGCTGAGTCTCTTCTAGGTATAAAATAACTATTaggaattttgataaatgccCCAAGTTCTTTAGATCTcagttttttatgaatcaaacaTAAATGCATCTAATCTTTATCATTTTGCTTTTGCACATATACAGATTTCCATTGTTATAATAGGAAAGGCTTGGAGACAGAAGAGTATTATAGTCGAGAGGCAGCAGGTGGAGATAGTGAAGGGGAGGAAACAGAGGGAAAGACACCTGCAATGGAGACTGCTTCCATGGTAAGTAGGGGGAAGACGAGGTAAACAGTTTTGTATTATAGTGGATAGTTGCACAGGATGGAAGGAGAAAGAAGGAGGAAATGGAAAGAATGTCACCCATATTGGAGACTGCTGCCATGGTAAGTAGGAGAAAACGAGGTAAACAGTTTTGTATTATAGTGGAAAGTTGACCAGGATGGGTGGAGATAAAGATGAGGAAGAGAAAACTGAGGGAAAGACACTTGCAGATAGAGATTGCTTCCATGTTAAGTGTGGAGAAGTGAGGTATGGGTATGTATTATAGTTGGCCAAGATGGGAGGATAAAGTGACGGGGAGGAGGAAATGGAAAGAAGGCCACCCATATTGGAGACTGCTGCCAAGGTGAGTTTGGAGAAAAGGGAATAAGTTGTTCATATTATAGCCGACAGTTCACCAGATTGAGTGGAGATAAAGATGTGAAACTAGAGACAGAGGGACACACACCTTCATTAAAGACTGCTTCGGCTGTGAGTGGGGAAAAATATAAATCTTGTGGGGTGGGGTCAGGGGGTGAATTGTAGTGGTCCAAGAGCTGGGTTAGGTAGGAGAAAGTGAAATTTCTATTTCTTTAAACATCCAGATGTTGTAGCTTTGGTGTTGTTGGCTGTGCCGATGTCATCTTTTTTAGATGTTGATCATAGCCTTTAATTTGTAAAGTTTCTTAAAACTGTACGCTTACTTCAGCAAGGAGGATTACATTTCTACTGCTGAGTATCTCCTATGAACTAACTCCAAGTTCTTTAGATCTCAGATTATGaatcaaacataaatgaatgaaatctTTACTTTTGCACATGTACAAACTTGCATTGTTTTATTAGGAAAGGCGGAGGAGTATTATAGTCAAGAGGCAGCAGGTGGAAAACTTGACAGAGAGGAAGAAACTAAGTGAAATACGTCTGCTTGAGATTTCTTTCATGGTAAGTTGGGGAAACGAGGTAAATAGGTGTGTATTATAGTGGATACTTGGCCAGGATGGGTGGAGGAAGTGACCGAGAGGAAGAAATGGAGGGAAAGACACCCACACTGGAGATTGTTTCCGCCGTGAGTAGTGAGGTGTTTATTCCAGTGGATAGGTGGCCAGAATGGGTGGAGAAAGTGAGGAGAATGAGGAAATGGATGGCACCCGCACTGGAAAAGTGCTTCCACAGTAATTGGAGAGAAACAAGGTTAAGGGGTTTGTTTTATAGTTGTTAGTTGGCCAGGATGGGTGGAGACAGTGATGGAAAGGATAAAATGGAGGTAAAGACACCTGCACTGAAGATTGCTTTCACAGTAAGTGGGGAGAAACAGGGTTAAGGGGTTTGTATTATAGTAATTAGTTGGCCAGGATGGAGACAGAGCCAGGGAGGAGGAAATGGAAAGAGCGTCTCCCATATTGGAGATAGCTGCAATGGTAAGTGGTGAGAAACAGGGTAAAGAGGTGTGTATTATAGGTGTTAGTTGGCCAGGATGGGTGGAGACAGTGAAAAGGAGGAGGAAACTGAGGGAAAGACACCTGTACTGGAGACAGCTTCCACGGTGAGCTGGAAGAAAAGGGAATAAGTGGCTTTAAGATCACCTGAGCACTTTCATCGAGCACATAGTGCTCATCGTTTTGTGCTCAGCGTTTTGTGTTCGGCGCGAGCTATTGTGATTGGGAGATTGTCCATCGTCTGTTGCCGTCCGTCTTGACTTTCGTCAACATTTTCCACTGggacaatttcaaccaaactttacaggaatgtcCCTTGGAATAAAAGTGATTCCATGCAGAattctggttgccatggcagctaaaagaagaaataaaaaatcttttcaCGAACCCCTGGgcttattttaacataattccTATAGTAAACTGTtgatcaaattccttcacctcATATTGTCTCGTAGAAAAACATGGCTAGGGTGATGGGctactttgaaaatcttttccTCAGAATCCACTGacacaatttaaattgatttcacAGAAATGATCCTTTGGTGACCCTCTATTGAATACTTTCACCCCATGTTGGTCGTTAAAAAAACATGGTCACCAGGGACAGGGATATTTTATACTATATGTCTTTATGGAAAGCTTTAAAAATCTTTTCCTCAAAATCCACTGGcctgatttaaaataatttgacagaaatgttcttTATGTGACCCTCTATCAAATTTCATCACCCCATGTTGATTTGTAAAAAACATCACATTTGTCTGTATGGAAAACTTCTCAAACTACTCTTCAGTAACAATTGgcccaatttcaaaataattttaccgAAATGTTcttttgttgatcaatcatacatcaaattccttcaccccattGTGATTCATAAAACTTTGTGAAATAATTCACAGTATCAATGTGCACCTATGttacatgttatataaattaaGACACCTTTATTCAATCaacaccaaatttggtcaaaatgtgtatgGGTGTACTATCTTGGACAAGTTCCATAACCAGGCATATCGCTTGAGTGatcaccctttaattatagaaattacctaaaatagGTTTATCCGATCAAttactttagaagcctttgtccaattaTCAGCAAGTTTGGTCAGAATGTACGTAGGCATAATATTTTGACAAGTTTGATGACCAGCCGTATTATTTATTCACTAAAGATTAATCACTATCTTATTGTAGAAATTACCTGAAATTGgtcttgtccaatcaataactttaaaagccATTGTCCAATCCTAATCAAAGTTGGTCAGAATTTATATTGGCATTATATCTCAGTAATGTTGATAACCAGCCTTTTGGCTGAAGTCATTCAAGAGTTATCACCCTTAAATTATAGAAagtgtccaatcatcaccaagtTTGGTCAGAGTGAGTAGGCATAATTTCCCAAAATTCCATTTAACCATACAATCTGACCCAGAGGCACTTTCTTAATAGATTGTTCCCCTTTAGAAGTGAATTTCTTCCTTGTGTgctgaaaaaacaaaactacatgTACTATCACAAATTTGAATGACTCTTTTCTTCTTGGCTGTGACTCCAGGACTGTATATTTTTAACTTATGTTTTAACAGTAGCAAAATCATAACCATGAAATTCCACTGAAAAAACAGTGTCACAAGTTATGTATTATTGGTAACTGTTTTgctgtgtttacaggttcaaatATGATGGTGGAGAAGTGAGGGATCTGGCTAGTCAGCCATTCTtatacaagagtgtacatcagttgtcatctaacacTGGTAACtgttatattgtgtttacaggttcaagtttGATGGTGGAGAAGTGAGGGATCTGGCAAGCTGGCCGTCTTGTGCAAGAGTGTAAATCAGTTATTGCAGGTACATATAATATACCTATTAAAGTTACAAAAACTCTGAAGGATTTTTGCATTCAAACATAAATGTACCAGGAAGTTATGACCTGacattgtacaaacaaattTTACTGTACAAACAAATTTTACTCTAAATACTGGTTAAGTTTTTGACAAATCATAGGtaatcaatcaataaattagTTTGCATGATActgattttgtatattttatcacTAACCGAAATAGACCCTTAAGATATACAAATGCtctcaaattttcaccaaaatcTGGTGAGTAGTTTTTAAACTAAGAGATATCTcccataaaaaaattaaaactagATGTATGAATTTCCTTTGTATCAAAGTTTTTCTCTGAAATCTGCAGTTTTTGTCTCATGGAACACTTTAAAATCCACTATTGTTGaacttttgtgtttaaaaaaaactacccGGTACATACATGCCAAAATTGTGCTTGCTTCCAGGcttattaaaacattgaaagtatttatttattttcgttaAAATAGTGGAAGTACCGGTAATACTACCACTTCATAATGTGAAGACAAAATTAAGATGGGAATATCAGTTATGAATTAAACCaactcattttttaacatttcaatttctATACATATAGAAATAACagtgttgaaatatttattacagtAGCAAGATAAAACATAAGTGAGAATTGTTCAACAAATAGGCAAGGGAGGcaaatatatcaatgtataatgaaaaaatgaaaatcgcAGTGACCTCCCTTTGACTGTAGAATTTATTATCTggtattaatgttattattattataattattattaacagCTCATCTGTATTTTGAAGAACAAAAAGTCATTGGCGTAGTTGTGGTAAACGTTAGCTTggtcataaatgaaaaaaaattatgacattttgtttttcaaaatacagacaagtttataataatattattgatattcaaatgGAACATGGTACACATGAGACATTATAGAAAGGCATATATACAGCACGtaccataactcttgctttacTTATTGTAAAGTCACTCtcacaacttttttaatttttgtcttggaaagagcaaatttttgcataaacagCTTTAACTTAattaccattcaagatattcatataattttaatttgtgaCAAAAATCAATGGTTGTAGGAGGAGTCTTGCGGTTCTATAAAATCGGGAGTCAAGGGGAGCTGTGGGCGTAGCCTGCCTactgaaaatgaattttagCCTTTTTATATTGACAGTTTGAAGAGGCTTTACTACAGCAATGAGCATAGGCATTGGCATCcagtttaagttttagggcaggttggcattttacttattcatttaattcacttaatgcttcacacagttgttcaggaccatcacagaATGAGGattcataactccatattatcttaaatacaaattatggccctggttGACTTAGGGACTTTGGTTAAGTTTAAGGGCACATTTGgacaggttaaagttttagggcaagttgggagttttacttataacttctatacccttcattaaaTGACTTAATGCCTCACACCTTTTTTAACAGCCATCACATAGTTAGGTAACAAAACTCCATATTACCCTCAAATACAAATTgacttttttcatttcttttttgttgCTTTCGACAGGCacagtattatatttttaaccaaagtaAAACCTgtttattagaatgacgaatgTCGTTGGGGCGGGCCGGCATAAGAGCGGTGTCAAACCCACCTATGGTATCAAATATTTTTGGTAAGGTTTGACATATGGTGGCCAAGAGTCATGGTCAAGATCCAGGTCACTGCTTCCCCCCCTTCCCAATTCATATTTGTAGCGAGTTCAAACATTTCGGCAA
Proteins encoded in this window:
- the LOC128236056 gene encoding uncharacterized protein LOC128236056, with amino-acid sequence MNRESKLPRQLQEWTTQEIHFNLQSSHSAVLYPEMLKVLCKGQGAAIWQWVAQHVKSTEKGLETEEYYSREAAGGDSEGEETEGKTPAMETASMERRRSIIVKRQQVENLTERKKLSEIRLLEISFMVQV